AACTTTTGTTCTCTTATCAATGAAGCTCAGCCAGTGAAAGTGAGACAGAAAATCCTGAATCACAGCCACTTTCCACAGTCCGTCCTGAAGAGATTCCTCCTGTACCAGAAAACAGATTCCTTATGAGAAAAAGTCCTCCTAAAGTggatgaaaaggaaaaagagaccaagagcagagagaaggaaagggagagGTAAAGTTGTACTTGATCATAACTGCAGACTTACGAGTAGCCCCAAGCTGTGGTCCATGTGAATTACCTTGATGTTGACTTCGGTTATTTACTACGCGCTGGCACTTTTACACATGCTTAACTGCAATGGGATCTATTAAATGATTTTGCAAGAAAAAAAGACAGTAATCTTCCCAGGCCTACCGCCAATGATTTCAGTGAGATTTCCTTAGGATGGAGGTGTTTTGAAATCAATTTTTGGTAAGGTTGTCCTATATCATGCAAGCAGacttcctgttcctctccccacccccaaccctctAAAGCAAATTTGGGTGGTGCAGGAAGAGTAATCTGTTACACCGTGTCTCTTCAATTGGTAGATGATCACAGTTGGCTTTTACCCACTGTCTTCTTAATCCTCACAGTTGTGCCTTTGAATCTTTTGCCATGAAGTGAGTATTTAGCAGACTGTTTGTGGAAATGTACAGTTTGATAGAGCTTCAGAAATACATAATAAtagaagaaattattattattattattattattattattattattatagataataataataatttatttatacctcgcccatctagctaggtttccccagccactctgggcggcttccaaccgaatattaaaaacaatacagcatcagacattaaaaacttccctaaacagggcctccttcagttgtcttttaaaagtaaaatagttgtttattgccttgacatctgctgggagggcattccacagggcaggcgccactaccaagaaggccctctgcctggttccctgtaacctcacttctcgcagtgagggaactgccagaaggcccttggcgctggacctcagtgtccgggctggatgatgggggtggagacgctccttcaggtatacaggactgtggccgtttagggctttaaaggtcagcaccaacactttgaattgggctcggaaacgtactgggagccaatgaagatctttcaggacaggtgttatggggtctcagcagccactcccagtcaccagtctagctgccacattctggaataattgcagtttccaagtcaccttcaaaggtaaccccacgtagagcgcattgcagcagtccaaacaggagataactagagcatgcactagaATCATCTTTAGAACCATCCCAGAACTACAGTGAAGTCTTTTTCCTCCTTTCTAGTAACCCATCAAACTGTCAATCAACATATCAGAGAAGGCTGTTAGTGACTAGATCTGGACGAAAAATTAAAGGAAGAGGACCACGGGTATGTCCTTTCTTGTGATTTATTCTGTGCATTTTGACAGCTTTTACCCTGTAATACAGTGATCTTGTTCCATAACAGCATTTAAgagtaattgttccttttttatggATACACTGAGGAGGTTTTGGAGAGAAGGATTTTGGGGATGAATGGCAGAGCTGTGTAGGGTATCTATCACTACGTCTCCCACAAACACTAGATTCCACCAACCCTGAatgctgcttgttgttgttgtttaatgaaAGAGCGAGTTTTTGCAAGCTTTTGTTTTGAATTCCAGTAAGCTGCCCACCAGCTCAACAGCATTTTAAGACGAGCAGGTCTTAGACACATAGAGCACAGTGTCTTTTGTCAGTTTTGACTTAAATATATTACTTACGGGTTtctctgctttcttttatctgaaaGAATTACTCTTGCATTCCTTTGCTCCTCTCTATGCAGTATTCATTTTCTGAGGTTATTTGCACCTATGTGGGTAACAGGAGATCTGTTCCACTGAATAGCATAAGCTATTCTTGTAAGCACAGGCCTAAATTTGCTCCTGGCCTGGCTTAAGAACATTTAAAATCTCATAACTTATTGTTGGGATTGAATGATAGGAGCCTGATGTAGCCAAAATTACGCAATTCTCAGAGTGactgttttgcttttaaacttaaacttttcttttccttttggtaAAGTAATGTGTTTTTAGCATACATTTTTTAGCACACATTTTTTATCTAACTTTTTCTGTTTTCAAAGCGCTACCGAACACCTTCAAGATCCAGGTCACGAGATCGTTTTAGGCGCAGtgagactccaccacactggaGACAAGAaatgcaaagagctcaaagaaTGAGAATATCAAGCGGAGAAAGATGGATAAAGGGAGATAAGTAAGAAGTAGTCTTAGAATTTGCATTACTTTTTGACTCTTACATACATCTTTTCCAGTTTCAGTGTGTATACAATAGAGCATATACTAAGTACAAGCAGCTCCCTATTTATTCAGGGGTTGTGTTCCAAGGCATGTGAGTGGGACATGTATAAGCCTGCCCATTCTGCCCCACCTTTTGTTGCTGAAAACGGTACGCATGTCAGCAGACGTGCATGACTTGAACATGCACAAATTACAATAAGTTACTTTTTTGCCTTGAATTTCCTTCAGTTTTTAGCCAGCAGAGATATGTGCAACAACTATAAAGAataattgtgatttttttggatCTGCAGATTCAGCTTCAGTCACTGATTTGGCATTTCCTCCTTTGACTTTTCTAGTTCTCACCTTTTCATAACAAaatgcagaaatatatatatatggtatgtTTTCCCCAGGGGTGAAGTTAATGAGAACAAGAAGGATGCTGCAAATCAGAAAAGCccaggaagaggaaaagaaaggaaagcatcTGACCACAGGCAAATTTCTGAGAGCCCAAAtaggagagaaggaaaagaaaagaaatcaacaGACCACAAATCTAGTAGTAAAGACAGAGAGACAAGGAGGAATTCTGAGAAGGAGGACAAAGACAAGCATAACAAAAGCAAAGCCAAAAAAAGGGCTCGATCCAAAAGCCAGAGCAAAAGCAAAGAGGTGTCAAAAAGTAAGGAGAGGGACTCAAAACACAGCAAACATGAAGAAAAGAAGGTGAGATCAGGAAGCAAAGAGAGGGACtatgagaaagagaaagacaaaGAGAAATCCAATGATTTtcgaggaagagaaaggagcagaagtaaagagaaaaataaaagggGAGGGTCTAAAACTAATGGTCAGAATCATACTAAAAGTAAAGATACGGAAAAGCATACAAACTCAAAGAGCAGAGAACGTGAACCATCTAAAAGCAAACACAGCTCAAATAGTAAGACCAGAGAGCGAAGCAAAAGTGGAGACAGAGGGAAAAGAGCCAGGTCCCGAAGTAAAGAACGAGACCGCAGCAGAAGTAAAGATTATTCAAAACACAAAGATAGAGAagtaaaaagaaggggaagatcAAGAAGTAGAGACAGAAAAGGCACACCAGAAAGATCTAAaggcaaagaaaacaaaaggaggaAGGAGTCGCAGAgctctgagagagagaaaagtcgaAGTAAGGACCGGCATAGGAATCAAGAGCACAGAAGCTCTCACAAAAAAGATGATGCTGAAAAAAGAAGGCGTTCTAAAAGCCGCGACAGTAGTAGCTCAGAGACCAATAAGAGCAAAAAGTCCAGTAGAGATCAGGATAGGAGTCCTGATTCAAAGAAAAGACGAAGCAGCAAGGACAGGGAATCGAAAAGATCATCTTCACGCAGgagtaaggaaaaggaaaaagacaggTCCCGGTcctcaaaagaaaaagaggtcaaCCAAAAATCTAAGAATCAGGAGCGAGATCGTGCCCGTGGTAAAGATAAAAAATCTGATCATGAATCGAGTGCTGGGACTGATGAAGACAGACATGGATAATTTGATGAACTTGATGTTTCCATTCTGCCTCCAGGTTCTAGAGACATGTTggggaacatatttttttttttttttaatgtggactTCCGTTTGGTCTTTTGATAATCCACAGCCTGGATCATTTGTACTGCTAAAGTTTTAATAAACTTGAAATGGAAAAACAAGTTTTATGTGTAATATGGTgtgctgtgttttaatatttcagAGTTTATGTATCCTGCTTCTGTGTTATCAGAAGGAAACATTGTATTgcatttacattttaatttaGATGACTCACTACAAAGAAACTGGTTGGgctgaaaataaattaaatttattttaaccAGTAGAAATCTGCCTACTCATGTCTCAGAGAACTGCTGTTACGTTcatgttaataaataataatacgtTAACATTGCAGGACTACAATAAGGAGACAGCTAGTACATAATAGAGATGTGGAAGGAGGAAGGATATTCTGCAATTTGAAGTGAAGGTATCGGTTTGCCCAAAATGCTATACTGCTGTTGCCattaaggaaaaacaaacaaaccataaatcCCTTTGGTCTTTGGAACAACCATTTAATATGaatgaaatattttcagcagAAGCAGTTCTTTCAGAAATGGTAATCTTTATATGCTTCTGGGTAACCACCATTTTATTTTTGATTCAGGCTTCCCTGTAGCAGTGCATTTTGTATCCTGTGTTACTGTATTATGTCTCTTGTAGAAGATTGAATTCTGCATGCTTTGTCTAAAGGGGAAAACTTTCTTCTAGATAGGAAGTCAGAGTGCAACTGTATTTATAAGTAGGATTCCCAGTTTTCTAACTCTCCAGTAGCCATTTTGTCCTGTTAAGGATAGTTTGTTGGGACCCAGCATTTGTTCTGAACGTTGTGTAGAGTACATCCTCAGTAGCTTGGATGTGTAAGTTTAAAACGTGCACCGTATGTCTTAACTTTTCTTCTGCCTGAAGAAATGAAAATGATGAGGGAGAAGTCCTTTTTCTATAGCTTGTGCTGCAACTGCTCTTTCTGCTTCCATTTTTCTAGCAGATGTTGAAAAGTGCAACAAAGAGTAGAGAAGAAGGGGCTGAAGGTAGCAAGGGATGCAGTAATCAGATTCAGGCATCTGTCAGAGAAACCTAGGTCTACAATGATTCATAAAAGATTTAAGACTGGGCCTCCACTCAGACTTGGGATAGGACCATCAGCTTGTCATCTACTTGAGAAATGAAGGGCACATGGGAATACATACACAGCACACATGCATAACATCACCAGTAAAAACAAGCAAAGAACAAATGCACATCCAATGTAATGAAGTTGTGAGTGTAAGGGATTAAATTTTGTTCGTCATTTATTCGCAGTACATCTATACTGGGCAATCACTTCAGTTATTTTAAGTTTAAACACCATGCAAGCTATTAGACTATGTAAGTTTCAAAAGTTCCCCCTGGATACATGGAAAAACTTGTCTTTAGGGTAAAATACTTTCAACTGTTGCTTAAGTAAAATGGAAGAGGAATGTATTATAGTTTACTGTGTTCTTCCTTTAAGAAATTAAAAACTTCAGGCTATAAAGCATGGATGCATACAAAATTGCTTTTTGTCTGCTATGTCAACAAACTGCAGTTAATTTTGATGACAGAAATTTTTTTCACTTGCTAAATTTGTTTCCCCTAATACCAGGATTGATGTGAATCAGTTAAACCTGAGCTTGGTGGCATTTTTGGGATCGGGCATATTTGGTGACCTCAATGGCAGTGTGAAAACCTGACTTTTAGTCACAGAAATAGAAAGCTGACACACATTAAAAGGTAATTAGCATCCAAAGTACATGATGTATGCCAAGAATACTTCTGCCATGTGTCTTGGTCCATATTATTTCACATTATGATGAAATTACGATAAATCAAAAGCACCTTAAAGATTAACGTATTTGTTAATTGGTTAAGAAATTGCTACTATGTCACAGACCATAGGGTGTGTAAAATGTAATCTTCAATATGTGTGCCAATT
The Podarcis muralis chromosome 1, rPodMur119.hap1.1, whole genome shotgun sequence DNA segment above includes these coding regions:
- the PPIG gene encoding peptidyl-prolyl cis-trans isomerase G, producing the protein MGVKSQRPRCFFDIAINNTPAGRVVFELFSDVCPKTCENFRCLCTGEKGTGKSTQKPLHYKSCLFHRVVKDFMIQGGDFSEGNGRGGESIYGGFFEDESFAVKHNKEFLLSMANRGKDTNGSQFFITTKPTPHLDGLHVVFGQVISGQDVVREIENQKTDASSKPYAEVRILSCGELIQKSKAKKEEKKRRKSSSSSSDSESSSDSKSSSDSSSDSESASGEKTKKKKKKHKKNSKKHKKEKKKKKKSKKSSASESETENPESQPLSTVRPEEIPPVPENRFLMRKSPPKVDEKEKETKSREKERESNPSNCQSTYQRRLLVTRSGRKIKGRGPRRYRTPSRSRSRDRFRRSETPPHWRQEMQRAQRMRISSGERWIKGDKGEVNENKKDAANQKSPGRGKERKASDHRQISESPNRREGKEKKSTDHKSSSKDRETRRNSEKEDKDKHNKSKAKKRARSKSQSKSKEVSKSKERDSKHSKHEEKKVRSGSKERDYEKEKDKEKSNDFRGRERSRSKEKNKRGGSKTNGQNHTKSKDTEKHTNSKSREREPSKSKHSSNSKTRERSKSGDRGKRARSRSKERDRSRSKDYSKHKDREVKRRGRSRSRDRKGTPERSKGKENKRRKESQSSEREKSRSKDRHRNQEHRSSHKKDDAEKRRRSKSRDSSSSETNKSKKSSRDQDRSPDSKKRRSSKDRESKRSSSRRSKEKEKDRSRSSKEKEVNQKSKNQERDRARGKDKKSDHESSAGTDEDRHG